A segment of the Necator americanus strain Aroian chromosome IV, whole genome shotgun sequence genome:
attttaagttGACCCACTgcaggaaataaaataagaaccaataataaataataaaattaagcaAGTAATTAAACGCAGCATAAAATATGGATAATATTGGTATAAACAATGCAATAGTAGTGGAAACAAATAACAAGAATAAgctacaaataatataataaaatataggtaacaataaataataaaaataataaatgaaatctaTCGTTGTCCCACAGGAAATATTGTTGTTCTCTGAGAGAACGGAGAATAATGGAGTTAAGAGAAATATTATAAAGACCTAATATTATtatgaagtaaaataaacGTTGAATATTTAAACGTTGTGCTCCTATCACcgtaattcgaaaaaaaaagaaaaaaatgtaatttgaaaaatttcattagtACTTGCGAGGTAAGATATGGAACTTGCTACCACTACTTCACCCTCATCTATCAAAGATGcctattattaaaaaaattaattaaagtcAACAATTgaagttttaaaattaaattaaagccatcaaaattttccaagttAGTTTCTTTCTCCCTAGGGTAATTTTCGAGAATGACAGTGAAAATGTGAGGCAAACCCTATAAATTCAGCAGTCATAGACTCCTCCTCCATAGATTCAGAATCGTCAGTCTGTCCGACCACCTTATACCTACATATCAGAGTGATACAGTGATAGCATGTAAAGTATCATAGAGGTAATGATCGTTCCAGAatgaaaatccagaagaagcATACTTTGAGTTACGTGCTTAACTCTTACGGTGTCAATTACTACTTCAAACACAATTACTGTAACAAACAATTACTGTAACATTTTTTCGCTGTGTACCTTTAGCTTCATTATACCATTATGCGACTGATCTACGAtagaaggtaaaaaaaaatcactgctgGTATAATTCAAGATGGGCGACGAGTGTAGCGTAATCGATAAGAGGTTCGCCGATGAGTACACGATCAGTGGTTTGAGACCACCCTAGTGCAGCCAGCCAAAGAACCCTTTCTCATCCCTTTGGGGTCAATAAATTCACtacagacttgtctgggaggataaaatagtgacttgacacatcgggtagTCATTCTAAGGCTACGcatacgcgttcataaacctcaaacgatcttggattaaagtcgaacgcgtgGGTGTGTTCCCTAGGGATTTATCGAAGCCGCGGATTTTCCTTATTCGCTTTAAAACACAAGACATTTTTTCCGGTCCCATATAGAACTTTTTGAGGGTGAAAATGAGGTCAAAGTCTTATTTTGTGGAAGTTGGCAGAAATTAGAAGTTATAAGTTATGAGGAATAACCTCACATTCATACGTCGTTTCCCGGTAGAAGTGGCTCGCCGTAGGTGGTTGATTGCGAACCGATGGCGTAACGTAGTGTCCTCATTCGCTTATCTCTTTATGTCTTCTAGTTGTTTTGTGGTTAGCATTGCCCGCCGGGTGACGCAACCAGCGCAACAAAGCGCGCCGCCATCCGTCCGGGTCACCACCATCGCATCCACCTTCTCCTCACTATCGCCATCTGCGCGAACATCCAATGGCAGTTTAATTCGCACCGTAATCGAGTTCGATTTTTCAATTGTCTAGAATTACTATTTTCACTACCGTAACAATCGCAAACATTTCATCATTGTGTTTAATTGTTCTGATAAAGtgatattttaaattttaatgtaAGGCTGGCAAGAAAATGTCGTCGGAAATTCACCCAATGGGGGGATTCTACGATGCGGCTACGCAACAGAATGCCTTTAAGGCAATGAGTCAAATGTGGCAAATGGATCATTATCAGCAAGGATATGTTGGAAAAGATGGTCAAGTAAGTtctttccgtctttttttttctgcacagaAATCCAATACATTCATCCACTGGTTCACGCCATTTCCCAATACTTTACCCataatttttgttgcaaatgAACGCGCGGGGGGCTACGTTATAGAATtagatcctttttttcaaaaagtgagcTGTGAATTCTTGCAGATTAAtagtttgttatttttactcGTAAGATCTCACTCCTGTTTCGTCACAAGGCAAAGTTCATGGTAAGTAGTAAATGTAACAGTTTTGAAAGTATATCATACGGTATCCAGTATaggtgtttatttttttcaaaaccttACGACACACTTCAGAGGgactgtagttttttttttgaagcttatGACACACTTCAGAGGGACTGTAGAAGCAAATTTATCTTAAACCTCCATTGTCGACCCTTGCGACGTCCTGTAAATGGGCGGAATTGACGACAATCGCTAAAATAAATCAGtcaatacaataaaatatacCATCTTGTTTTTCATTCGTAATTATTCCAtaattaataagaaataaattgaacTATCCGATTTTCGCAAGATAGTAAGCCATCGCTTTGCTCGCATCAAAAACGAAACTTAAACGAAATAAACTTAAATGTGGTCCCATGTAGTacaatttttatgatttaGTTTGTGTATGATGCTGTTTACTGTTAGTAttgataaaatattattaaaattatttattattattaaagtaattgaacaaaaattattattaataaaataatattaaagtATGAAGTAAGTACAAGGTAATATGTTATTATGTTAAATAATATTGAAGTGTAAGCAAGATGATTCCTGTCCTTCAGGTTCCAGCGACATTCACCCATCCATTCGCTAACTTCGCCCAACAACTCACCTCCATAACTCAATCGATGAGAGAATCACCAGCCCCATCCAAAAAGAAACCTCATCCTGTGCCTCAGGAAATGAAAGACGAAGTAGCTACCGGTCCCATTTAGAAACAAACAGCAAGAAAGGGAGAGAGAGGAATAAAGACAagctctcttttcttcttttctcttttctttttcaaaacaaatacatCTTTTCAATAATCACTTCAGGCGTATTATGAACGCCGAAAACGAAACAACGAATCCGCACGACGATCACGAGAAGCTCGACGTCAGAAAGAGGATGTCAACAGTAGGAAGTTGGAGCTAGTGCAGCAGGTACAGAatttaaaactttattttagattatttctttttaattttcttttggaatgtATGTGTGTtcgaaaaacataaaattttcctCCAATTCCATACACAATGAGACCGTCGaactttcttccttcttaaatttttaaatttaattttttttcacgaaccTCTACTGCAGAGACTTTTGCAAACCTTTCGGCTTTTAAATTCTCTTCCCTGTAAACCTATAATAAAAAACGATTAAAAATATAGTAGTGATTTCTCACAAACCATCTTTTTTCCGTTCCGATTGAACGAAAGTTTACGTGGAGAGGATTTCAGTGTGCCACGTGATGGAATGATATCCTATCTAATAATAGTATTACACCTTATCTCAATCCTAGTCTAATGTTCTATCTATTAGGGAATGAgtcgttattattttattatttcttttcagaaggtaattttttcagacATGCAAAGCatcatattaaaaaaaaagtaaatcgcaaaaaaatttcttatgtcGTTTAATGAAGAAGTTATCACTTCATGAGTGTTGATTGCTGTGTTGATTTTCTTGTTCTACTGTTTCCTGTTTTTCACATTGTAACGGCTGAACAAAGCTCAACACTTCGACactttttgcttttgcatttaatcgagATCATATGGCCAAAATCATGTTGTTCGTGAGATTTGTACTAGGATAAATAAAGCCTATATGGAAGTTGACTATGTAGGGGTCTCTGTGAGATAATACAGCATTCGAGCTGtaaattacgagtatgagagTGGCCACGTTCAATTTTTCCGAATCCTGCTGAAAAGTGGCGTGGAACtgagttcctacgaggtaaaGCGTGAAAAAGCGCCACTCtagtgcacgcgctgcatcagCGAACGAACTGTCAAAATCAATTAGGCATATTCGAGTAAAACAAATGAGTAGTTAATGTGGAAACATTAAATTGTATACAAGGGTAGCGTTTTCTAAAGTATTTCCTGGGAAATaagatctgttttttttttgttattttctttacgccgttcttaaaggcatcactccacgaatctggggtggtacgcaTTTCTGGTgtagtattcgtttacgggattgtagattattcagagaagtgtgattccgtccatttcttcccaattgccgtaaaaaacggcgccggaagatacagcttcgagcgttccggaccgctattttctacaacgagttcgattggagcgtgccagctttgtgcacgcaccgcatcttccgggctgttatttacggcaattaggaagaaatggacggaatcatccctctctccataatctactatctcgtacgcgaatactccacctgaaatccgcaccaccccagatccagtgactttattcttCGAGTTttgtaatattattattattttagtttaattcaaatttcaatgaGAGGAAGTCCtaagtgaaacaaaaatctcttttttgaagTCCGAAAACGAACTGGAACTTTGAGTATGCTCTCCGTACACCGATTTTTGAGTATCACTCTCAGCGTAGGCGAAACAAACGATGTGGATAATGCACTGTCCTGCTCAGGCTGCACTCCAGTTTAATCATCTGAAGAAACAAGAATATCATCTGATTTTTCATCTAGTTTCACAGAactcattttctttattctggaattttacCTCCCGTTTTATTCGTATGCAATTTTGAAACCTAAAAAACTTGTGTATTACAGGGTCGATTTAGAAACATATAggacttttttcaattaaacaacattttgcagaaattcccgaagatttttttctggaaaagtcgaaaagtttctgaaaaaagatttccgaagattttttttctgaaaaatctaGTGAACTAGATTTATTAAAGTTTCTAAGcaatgaatatttatttaggaTAATCTACGCCTGAAAGCTGAATTACAACGTGTTGTAATGGAATTGGAACGATTAAAATACATGGCTGCTGTACAAGGAGTTCAACTATAAACGTGAACGAAATAGGagtaggaggaggaggaggatatTGTACGGATCAAGGCGTTCACTGTGCTGCATCGTTGAGGACATCGCCGTCACAGCCTTAATTAAGCTTTCTTGCCTTTATCATTAATGTACATATATTCTATCGAAATGGAGCTTATACATATTTAAGGAGGTCATCATGTTTGTGTAAATAAAGTTCTTGTTTgctaaaaaatagtttttgtcgctcacttaaaaaaattaaagtgctTCATAATCGTGAACGATTGTGCAAATCTGggcattattgatttttaaatttcacgaTTTACGGTTTCTACGAACGCATTTTTGATTGTAGTCGtttcagaacgacatgaagcgctgcaattgcgtaagtgacTCCGCTCGAAACGGCCCGGTAGAGCAAGCGGCTGGGAtctaggtgggaccatcgcgaactgcagcgagtGAGTGGCGCtcgctagcaagggtcccacatcgattctcaccgctacgctccatcgcactgCTTCGAGGGCAGTCGCTTCTGAAACTAACCGACcaccatgtcgttttgatccgactatagtcAAGGATCCGGGACCCTAACTTTTTTCACCACTGACTCTTTCATCGACTGTCTATGAGGTAgtgtttgcaaaatttttcgaTGTTTCTATCTGTTTACTAGGGGAAAAACAACGCAACGTAATGCTCAAGAATAAGAGCCAAACGCATCCTTTTAATCCAGAAACGAGAGGCGTCAAGAATACTAACCACAATACTGTGCACGAACTTTGAAGGACTGACGGTGAGTGACGATGCGGCACCGTTGGCCACCGTCGCTCCCTTTTGCCACATAACGTAAATTTCGGAACAATTTGCACATCATTAAATTCCTTTCGTTGAGATCTATCTAAAAAGTGGCATATAATTGAGAAATAAGCAAAAACGCACTAACTATTcgccaaaaagcaataattagGATCCAACATAGCATAAGGTTATCGTTGAAAAAGCATTTAAGGAATCAAACTTTCATATTTCATCAGAAAATTAATATACGTTTGCTTAATCTACAGTGCAACACCTTGCTCCTATGGGGCTAACGAAATccacttgaaggcatcaccccacgaatctgaggtggtgcagatttcaggtggagtattcgtatacaggatgggagactacggagaggggggtgattccgttcatttcttcctaattgccgtaaaaaacagcccggaagatacggcttcattcgttttggcgcaccattttgtacaagaggttcgattggagcgcgccagccttgtgcggcgccgcatcttccgggccgttttttacagcaattagcaagaaatggacggaatcacctccttctccgtagtctcccatcccgtatacgaacattctacctgaaatctgcgccacctcagattcgtggggtgatgcctttaacgctcACTCCTTTCATCATTTATCCTAACAAAAGAAATTGTCTTAGCGTGTAAATCCAGGCTTCTGATTTCTAGATCTGTAAGGATTATCTTCTTCTTGAGAAACACAAATCTTACTAAACTTCTTCCAAATCCGACTTACTAGTGGAGATAGCATACCTCGAAAATCTCTGCAAACCTTGCCTAAAGGCAGAGATGCACTTCTTCCAAGACGACATAGGTCCCATTTACTTCGAAGTTCGAAATAACACCATAGGTtccttgatttatttttacctCTTTTCTCAAGGAGGTTTCGGTGAAACTTATGGCTTGACGCTCCGATGACCCCATCTTTATCAAGAACCAGTCTGACAGGCTACCGGGGCAGGTGAACCACCGTCCCCTTACAAATTGATACCAATCCATAATAACCATATGTCATCCATCTAAAGTTCAAAATAATGTTCAGGATGTTTGGCAGAGTACAGTAGAGTTTCAGCCGAGTTATAGATATGAGATGTTGTCATGAACGCTGCAATCCTAAGAAACGTTACCACTTATAAACGCAATGTCTTCTACCCTTGTAAGCTTTGAAATGGGCTAACAAAATGGCACGAAGCTATCTTCGGGTGAAATATTCAGAGAAGCGCTCCTTTTTCTCCACACATGCATTCGGAATGAACCTGCAGCTATCTGAGGAAGTCATAAAAAGACTCATtagatcgttttttttcctcagaaggCCATCCGTTTCTAAGATTTTCGCGATTCCAGAAGAAAGCGAACTTCTATTCAAACTGATGCTTGTTATTTCTCTCTTCAACAATTTTCACTGCCACGTATCGAAGACCAGTCTTCATGTCCGGCTTACATCCGCTAAAGACTTCCTGTTTTGTTCATTTGGCCCGCATTGAATGGTGTATGGATCACAAACATGGAAGAGAAGGAAGTGTTCTCAAAGTTTACTTTTCACTGAATCGCAACAGCTACTGATCTAATCCCTAAATCTGACctcttctgaattttttctttttttttttgtttcctgagGACTACTTGGCACATTATGCAATTGACTCCAGCCAAAAATGCCCTATAATATGGCTAAAAATCTATCCCTTCCACATTCTCTGGACATTGAGAATTGAAAATGTCCTCTGAAACTGTTTTTACCTTCTTTGTCCACTATGATGCGATTTTGTGCAGAAGACATTTCAGAAGtatattcaaagaaaagagggATGTAAGGGTCGCGGAGAGGTGAAGTAGTAGACAAAAGGACCTACAAATACTAATTGAACATTTTAATACAAAAGTTGCTTTATTCATCTGTATTTATGCAGTTCTCAAAGCTtatctttttgaatttgaattttttgaatgaatttttgaactatttatgaatttttgaatgatttatgaattttttatttttgccatCTGTCTAATTTTCATTTAGTTCTGAGACAAGCTAATAGCGAAGTAAGGAGTAAAGCATGAATTAAACCGCACTTTGCCAAAATCCTCtgagatttttctagaaaaaagtgtgagCTAGATCTATTGGAATTTTCAAGCAACGAATATTTATGGATAATCTTCGTTCTTGTGATGTATCGTCATAATCAGATGTTCGAactggaatagaaaaaaaattgcagaagaaAAGTATGCATTAATGGGTCCAAAATAACTTTCGTTTAAGTGAGTGGCAACACCTCATTCATTTAAAAGCAGCTAATCACGAATCTAACGTGGTGAAGGATTCGGGGAGGGAATAGATATGAAGTCCAGATTGCGAGACccggagtgattccgttcatctccacttacaggcatcacccctcgaatctggggtggtacgggtttctggtggattatgcctatatcGAGTCGcatattatggagagagggtgagtccgtccatttcttcttaactgccgcaaaaacggctcggaagatacgactccgagctttccggcgcgctattttctacaacaggttcgattggagcgcgccagccttgtgcccgcgccgcatcttccgggcagtttttacggcaattaggacgaattggacggaatcacccccctctccataatctacgaccccgatAGGAACTCTCCAACTGAAATTAGCACCAtaaaaaaactacatgaaagataccgttttttacggtgatTTCAACtgtaacgcgccacctttgtgcacgcgcctcgTCCGCGTGGGAGCGGTCGAGGATAAGTTTTGTGCTCTCAACAAcattttcaagagaaatcaatgaataggctgctgcaACAACtggaacgtatacatagaggacCGTTCTGGCGTAGCTCGTACGgcctaaagcggttcccactccatct
Coding sequences within it:
- a CDS encoding hypothetical protein (NECATOR_CHRIV.G13761.T1) produces the protein MGGFYDAATQQNAFKAMSQMWQMDHYQQGYVGKDGQVPATFTHPFANFAQQLTSITQSMRESPAPSKKKPHPVPQEMKDEAYYERRKRNNESARRSREARRQKEDVNSRKLELVQQDNLRLKAELQRVVMELERLKYMAAVQGVQL